From the genome of Papaver somniferum cultivar HN1 chromosome 2, ASM357369v1, whole genome shotgun sequence, one region includes:
- the LOC113347349 gene encoding uncharacterized protein LOC113347349, with protein MRINFNIEEFIIESGWKDKWHSNLWLMHTKEEDKYIGAAPDTVHGSIYGEFFLCLLQTTIPMFACSKPPFLCLPNIHSQFHFWCILSTSQGGQVSRYLEENPCPHYASITTCATSAHLIGDAERMIQFGDSDAMVAGGT; from the exons ATGAGAATCAACTTCAATATCGAAGAGTTCATCATTGAAAGCGGTTGGAAAGATAAGT GGCATTCAAACTTATGGTTAATGCATACAAAGGAGGAGGATAAGTATATTGGTGCTGCTCCAGATACGGTACATGGAAGTATATATGGTGAATTTTTCCTTTGCTTGCTCCAAACCACCATTCCTATGTTTGCCTGCTCCAAACCTCCATTCCTATGTTTGCCTAATATTCAT AGTCAGTTCCATTTCTGGTGCATTCTATCCACTTCCCAAGGAGGACAAGTGAGCCGGTATTTAGAG GAAAACCCATGTCCGCATTATGCTTCTATAACAACTTGTGCTACTAGTGCACATTTAATTGGTGATGCTGAGAGGATGATTCAGTTTGGAGATTCAGATGCAATGGTAGCAGGAGGAACATAA